A portion of the Fulvia fulva chromosome 1, complete sequence genome contains these proteins:
- a CDS encoding Glutaredoxin-like protein C5orf63 encodes MRRHIVFNMHSTLRLMQHSLRLTLFTHDRCSLCDSVKGVMSKVWDRRHFEYKEVDILAPENKQWMSLYELEIPVVHVDRTAMLASSNGETTAAARKLKHRFAAGELEKVMDEVERS; translated from the exons ATGAGAAGACACATCGTCTTCAATATGCATTCGACGTTGCGTCTGATGCAGCACTCGCTGCGATTGACACTATTCACCCACGATCGTTGCTCACTGTGCGACAGCGTGAAGGGGGTGATGAGCAAGGTGTGGGACCGCAGGCATTTCGAGTACAAAGAGGTCGATATCTTGGCTCCCGAGAACAAGCAGTGGATGTCTCTGTATGAGCTCGAGATTCCGGTG GTCCACGTTGATCGAACTGCTATGCTCGCCTCGAGCAACGGCGAAACGACTGCTGCTGCTCGCAAGCTGAAGCATCGCTTTGCTGCAGGCGAGCTTGAGAAGGTCATGGATGAAGTTGAGAGGTCCTGA
- a CDS encoding 4-hydroxy-2-oxo-heptane-1,7-dioate aldolase — protein sequence MQAANRLQKALKSGKTSFGGWQMLPGANLSRTIARTPNLDWICVDCEHGNISDDAMHESVAAIAACGVSPVVRVADGQHWMIKRALDAGAHGIIVPLLQTAQDAKNVVRFSKFPPQGNRGLGSPFAMEKFAEQTVNGKELSLMDYYRQANDGIVVIVQIETASALEQIKEIAAVDGIDVLFLGPVDLGNSIGHSAESIGQYSRELEEAMKTVHQATKDAGKYTALYTAGGESAKKYAEQGFNMVNAMNDVAAIKSAFGQAVETARN from the exons ATGCAAGCTGCAAACCGACTCCAGAAGGCACTGAAGAGTGGCAAGACAAGCTTCGGAGGATGGCAG ATGCTTCCTGGTGCCAATCTGAGCAGAACCATAGCAAGGACTCCCAACCTAGACTGGATCTGCGTCGACTGCGAGCATGGCAACATCTCAGACGACGCGATGCACGAATCGGTAGCAGCAATTGCGGCCTGTGGAGTCAGCCCTGTGGTGAGAGTGGCAGATGGTCAGCATTGGATGATCAAGAGAGCATTGGATGCTGGAGCGCATGGTATCATCGTACCGCTGCTGCAGACTGCCCAAGACGCGAAGAACGTTGTCCGTTTTAGCAAATTTCCGCCGCAAG GTAATCGGGGATTGGGCAGTCCATTCGCGATGGAGAAGTTCGCCGAGCAGACTGTCAACGGGAAGGAGCTCTCGTTGATGGATTACTACCGCCAAGCGAATGATGGTATTGTTGTCATCGTGCAGATCGAGACCGCTTCGGCCCTGGAGCAGATCAAGGAGATCGCGGCTGTTGATGGGATCGATGTTCTATTCCTCGGTCCTGTTGATCTTGGCAACAGCATAGGACACTCGGCCGAGTCGATCGGTCAGTATTCGCGTGAGCTTGAAGAAGCCATGAAGACTGTACACCAAGCGACAAAGGATGCTGGCAAGTACACCGCGCTCTACACCGCAGGAGGGGAATCGGCAAAGAAGTATGCCGAACAGGGCTTCAACATGGTAAATGCAATGAATGACGTTGCTGCGATCAAGTCGGCCTTTGGGCAGGCGGTTGAGACAGCGAGGAATTAG